GCGCCGTCCAGACCTTCCTGCCCGCCGAGGCCGCGGCGGCGCCCGGTCCCTGGTGAGTGCTCCGCTGGCGGCGACGGCGGAGGTGGCCGCCGTGCGGGAGCTGGCCCTTGAGCTGGCCGCCATCACCACCCGCCCCTGGACCCTGATGGAGGTGTGCGGCGGCCAGACCCACGCCATCGTGCGCTGGGGGCTCGACCAGCTGCTCCCCCCCGGGCTGCGGCTGATCCACGGGCCCGGTTGCCCGGTCTGCGTCACCCCCGCCGCCACGATCGATGCGGCCAGGGCCCTGGCCCGCCGGCCCGAGGTGATCCTCTGCTCCTACGGCGACATGCTGCGGGTGCCGGGCGCCGCCGCTGACGGGGGGCCGGGGGATCTGCTGGGGGTGCGGGCCGAGGGGGGCGACGTGCGCCTGCTCACCTCCCCCCTCGAGGCCCTGGCCTTGGCCCGGCGCCACCCGGACCGGCAGGTGGTGTTCCTGGCGGCGGGCTTCGAGACCACCGCGCCGGCCACGGCCCTGCTGGTACGCCAGGCGAGCGCCGCCGGGGCGGCCAACCTCTCCCTGCTGGCGGCCCATGTGCGGGTGCCCCCCGCCATGGCGGCGATCCTCACGGCCGAGGGCAACCAGGTGCAGGGGTTCCTGGCGGCGGGGCACGTGTGCGCCGTGATGGGCACCGGGGAACTGGAGCAGCTCGCGGATCGGCACCGGGTGCCGGTGGTGGTGAGCGGCTTCGAGCCCCTGGATCTGATGCAGGGCCTGGTGGCCTGCGTGCGCCAGCTGGAGCGGGGTGAGGCCCGGGTGGCCAATGCCTACGGCCGGGTGGTGCGCCAGCAGGGCAATCCGGAGGCCCGGGCCCTGCTGGAGTCGGTGTTCGAGCCGGTGGACCGGCCCT
This genomic stretch from Cyanobium gracile PCC 6307 harbors:
- the hypD gene encoding hydrogenase formation protein HypD → MSAPLAATAEVAAVRELALELAAITTRPWTLMEVCGGQTHAIVRWGLDQLLPPGLRLIHGPGCPVCVTPAATIDAARALARRPEVILCSYGDMLRVPGAAADGGPGDLLGVRAEGGDVRLLTSPLEALALARRHPDRQVVFLAAGFETTAPATALLVRQASAAGAANLSLLAAHVRVPPAMAAILTAEGNQVQGFLAAGHVCAVMGTGELEQLADRHRVPVVVSGFEPLDLMQGLVACVRQLERGEARVANAYGRVVRQQGNPEARALLESVFEPVDRPWRGFGLIPGGGLGLRAPFRSLEAGARFSDLPAGPEEGADPGAGDREDGVCISGRILQGRARPMDCPAFGTTCTPEHPLGAPMVSSEGACAAYHRYGRRG